A part of Bufo bufo chromosome 7, aBufBuf1.1, whole genome shotgun sequence genomic DNA contains:
- the LOC121008724 gene encoding high choriolytic enzyme 2-like: MATGSRQPEANNPAEESSGDGDDTGMIPGWFDRISAVNNASFFSGSFVIRHLDIAVRIGRSSTPLCQYNACLWPASPDGFVYIPYTISSDFGTYETAVITAALNDIGDTTCIHFRPRTSETDYVTFTSLSGCWSSVGRIGGQQFISLERPDCVWSGVVTHEVLHALGLQHEHVRNDRNDYVQVQWKNINAENMGNFYIAQSYNQELSLYDYGSIMHYSQTAFSIDGVLPTLIAIPNSTIQLGRDFSMSDLDIVKLNTLYKCNKPMFRSQGCGGNLTGSLGSFATPNFPNNYPNNARCHWNITANIQFIVTFTDIDIEGDGKICPFDKLKIYNGWDFNTLYQMNDLCGKNLPSPITSYTRSMQFVFTSDSSVAGKGFRVVYQTVQN, from the exons ATGGCCACAG GCAGCAGACAGCCAGAAGCAAATAATCCAGCAGAAGAATCCAGCGGTGACGGTGACG ATACCGGGATGATTCCTGGCTGGTTTGACAGAATTTCTGCCGTCAACAATG cCTCCTTTTTCAGTGGATCATTTGTAATCCGACATTTGGACATTGCTGTTCGCATTGGAAGAAGTTCTACACCACTCTGTCAGTACAATGCTTGCTTGTGGCCGGCTTCTCCAGATGGATTCGTGTACATCCCTTACACCATATCCAGTGATTTCG GCACCTATGAAACAGCCGTAATTACAGCCGCCCTAAATGACATTGGGGACACCACCTGCATACACTTCAGACCTCGGACATCAGAGACTGACTACGTCACCTTTACATCTCTTAGCGG GTGCTGGTCTTCAGTGGGTCGCATAGGTGGTCAGCAGTTCATCTCCCTAGAGAGACCAGATTGTGTCTGGTCAGGCGTTGTCACTCATGAAGTTCTACATGCTCTAGGTCTTCAACATGAACATGTGAGAAATGACAGAAATGACTATGTACAGGTTCAGTGGAAAAACATTAATGCGG AAAATATGGGTAATTTTTATATTGCTCAAAGCTATAACCAAGAACTTTCCCTCTATGACTACGGCTCCATCATGCACTATTCACA AACGGCCTTTTCCATCGATGGTGTTCTGCCGACCCTGATCGCTATACCCAACAGCACTATCCAGCTAGGACGAGATTTCTCCATGAGTGACCTGGACATCGTAAAGCTTAACACCCTATACAAGTGCAATAAACCTATGTTTAGATCTCAAG GGTGTGGAGGGAACCTGACTGGATCTTTAGGATCTTTTGCAACTCCAAATTTTCCAAACAATTACCCCAATAACGCACGCTGTCACTGGAATATTACCGCCAACATACAG ttcatcgtcaccttcacagacattgacatcgAGGGCGACGGTAAAATATGTCCATTCGACAAGCTGAAGATTTATAATGGATGGGATTTCAATACCTTGTATCAGATGAACGACCTCTGCGGGAAGAATCTCCCCTCACCCATCACTTCCTATACAAGGTCAATGCAGTTTGTCTTCACCAGTGACTCAAGTGTTGCCGGGAAAGGATTTCGGGTGGTCTACCAAACAGTTCAGAATTAG